In Hirundo rustica isolate bHirRus1 chromosome 2, bHirRus1.pri.v3, whole genome shotgun sequence, one genomic interval encodes:
- the LOC120748518 gene encoding N-acetylated-alpha-linked acidic dipeptidase 2-like isoform X2, giving the protein MAGSRSKATLRVWLLCPGLLGCFLLGFLTGWFTKLTERNPNSSVVHQNVRQKLVAEMKAENIRKFLRSFTKLPHLAGTEQNLLLAKKIQGQWKAFGLDSAELVNYDVLLSYPNEKQPNYISVIDDHGNEVFNTSLFEPPPQGYENVTDILPPYNAFSAQGVPEGDLVYVNYGRTEDFFKLEREMGINCTGKIVIARYGKIFRGNKVKNAILAGAQGIILYSDPADYCAPGVDPYPNGWNLPGGGAQRGNVLNLNGAGDPLTPGYPAKEYTFRYKINEGVGIPKIPVHPIGYHDAEVLLRAMGGPAAPDSSWKGSLNVPYNIGPGFTGNSSTRKVRMHVHTSNKITRIYNVIGILKGALEPDRYIILGGHRDSWVFGGIDPTTGAAVLQEIVRSFGKMKMEGWRPRRTVIFASWDAEEFGLLGSTEWAEENAKVLQERAVAYINADSSIEGNYTLRVDCTPLLYKLVYNLTKEILSPDEGYENKSLYESWLEKDPASENNTYPRINKLGSGSDFEAYFQRLGIASGRARYTKNRKADKFSNYPVYHTVYETFELVERFYDPTFKKQLAIAQLRGKLVYELADSQVIPFDCRDYGEALKGYSNRIYKLAKKHEEQLKLYEVSFDPLFSAVMNFSKAAAEFHRRLEQVDKKDSVAVRIMNDQLMLIERAFTDPLGLPGRKFYRHVIFAPSSHNKYAGESFPGIYDAMFDIGSKGDQQEAWEEVKRQISIAAFTVQAAAGTLKEVA; this is encoded by the exons ATGGCCGGGAGCAGGAGCAAGGCCACCCTCCGTGTGTGGCTCCTGTGCCCCGGGCTGCTCGGCTGTTTCTTGCTGGGCTTTCTTACAG GATGGTTTACAAAACTGACCGAGCGAAACCCCAACTCTTCAGTTGTCCATCAAAATGTGAGACAGAAACTTGTGgctgaaatgaaagcagagaaCATCAGGAAATTTCTTCG TTCGTTTACCAAGTTGCCTCACCTCGCAGGAACTGAACAGAATCTTCTTCTTGCCAAAAAAATTCAAGGCCAGTGGAAGGCATTTGGATTGGATTCAGCAGAACTTGTTAATTATGATGTGCTTCTTTCATACCCAAATGAAAAGCAGCCAAACTACATTTCAGTAATTGATGATCATGGGAATGAG gTTTTCAATACATCATTGTTTGAACCACCTCCACAGGGGTATGAAAATGTTACTGATATACTGCCACCATATAATGCTTTTTCAGCACAAGGAGTGCCAGag GGAGATCTGGTGTATGTGAATTATGGCCGAACggaagatttttttaagctggAGCGTGAAATGGGAATTAACTGTACAGGAAAGATTGTCATTGCCAGATATGGGAAGATCTTCAGAGGAAACAAG GTTAAAAATGCCATATTAGCAGGAGCCCAAGGGATCATACTTTACTCAGACCCTGCTGACTACTGCGCACCTGGAGTAGATCCTTATCCAAATGGCTGGAACCTTCCAGGTGGAGGAGCCCAGCGTGGGAATGTATTAAACCTGAATGGGGCAGGGGATCCTCTGACTCCAGGTTATCCTGCAAAAG AGTACACTTTCAGGTATAAAATTAACGAAGGTGTAGGGATTCCCAAAATCCCGGTTCATCCCATTGGATATCACGATGCAGAAGTATTGCTGCG TGCAATGGGAGGACCTGCAGCTCCAgacagcagctggaagggaagTCTCAATGTGCCTTATAACATAGGGCCAGGATTCACAGGCAACTCTTCTACAAG AAAAGTCAGAATGCATGTTCACACGAGCAATAAAATAACACGAATTTACAACGTCATTGGCATCCTCAAAGGAGCTCTGGAACCAG ACAGATACATTATTTTAGGTGGTCACAGAGACTCTTGGGTGTTCGGTGGTATCGATCCAACAACCggtgctgctgttctgcaagAAATTGTACGGAGTTTTGGTAAAATGAAGATGGAAG GTTGGAGACCTAGGCGAACTGTTATTTTTGCTAGCTGGGATGCAGAAGAATTTGGATTATTGGGTTCCACAGAGTGGGCtgag GAAAATGCCAAAGTCCTTCAGGAACGTGCAGTCGCTTACATCAACGCAGATTCTTCTATAGAAG ggaaCTACACATTAAGAGTTGACTGTACCCCTCTTCTCTACAAACTGGTGTATAATCTGACAAAAGAG ATTTTAAGCCCTGATGAGGGttatgaaaataaatctctttatGAAAGCTGGCTTGAGAAAGATCCTGCATCTGAAAATAACACCTATCCCAG AATAAATAAGCTGGGGTCAGGCAGTGATTTTGAAGCTTACTTCCAGCGACTGGGAATTGCATCAGGCAGAGCTCGTTACACCAAGAATAGG AAAGCAGACAAATTCAGCAATTATCCTGTTTATCACACTGTGTACGAGACATTTGAGCTAGTGGAAAGATTTTATGACCCCACCTTCAAGAAACAGCTAGCAATTGCTCAGTTACGAGGCAAACTGGTTTATGAACTGGCAGATTCCCAGGTCATTCCATTTGACTGTAGAGACTATGGAGAAGCCTTAAAAGGATACAGCAACAGAATTTATAAATTGGCCAAGAAGCATGAAGAACAGCTGAAACTTTACGAAGTATCATTTG ATcctcttttttctgctgtgatgaaCTTCTCAAAGGCTGCTGCTGAATTTCACAGGAGACTTGAACAAGTTGACAAGAAAGA TTCAGTCGCAGTGCGCATCATGAACGATCAGCTGATGCTGATAGAAAGAGCTTTCACTGATCCTCTGGGCTTGCCAGGAAGGAAGTTTTACAG ACATGTCATCTTTGCTCCAAGCAGCCACA
- the LOC120748518 gene encoding N-acetylated-alpha-linked acidic dipeptidase 2-like isoform X1 codes for MAGSRSKATLRVWLLCPGLLGCFLLGFLTGWFTKLTERNPNSSVVHQNVRQKLVAEMKAENIRKFLRSFTKLPHLAGTEQNLLLAKKIQGQWKAFGLDSAELVNYDVLLSYPNEKQPNYISVIDDHGNEVFNTSLFEPPPQGYENVTDILPPYNAFSAQGVPEGDLVYVNYGRTEDFFKLEREMGINCTGKIVIARYGKIFRGNKVKNAILAGAQGIILYSDPADYCAPGVDPYPNGWNLPGGGAQRGNVLNLNGAGDPLTPGYPAKEYTFRYKINEGVGIPKIPVHPIGYHDAEVLLRAMGGPAAPDSSWKGSLNVPYNIGPGFTGNSSTRKVRMHVHTSNKITRIYNVIGILKGALEPDRYIILGGHRDSWVFGGIDPTTGAAVLQEIVRSFGKMKMEGWRPRRTVIFASWDAEEFGLLGSTEWAEENAKVLQERAVAYINADSSIEGNYTLRVDCTPLLYKLVYNLTKEILSPDEGYENKSLYESWLEKDPASENNTYPRINKLGSGSDFEAYFQRLGIASGRARYTKNRKADKFSNYPVYHTVYETFELVERFYDPTFKKQLAIAQLRGKLVYELADSQVIPFDCRDYGEALKGYSNRIYKLAKKHEEQLKLYEVSFGPSARKSSQLLLPLKGRSAAPLNPLFSAVMNFSKAAAEFHRRLEQVDKKDSVAVRIMNDQLMLIERAFTDPLGLPGRKFYRHVIFAPSSHNKYAGESFPGIYDAMFDIGSKGDQQEAWEEVKRQISIAAFTVQAAAGTLKEVA; via the exons ATGGCCGGGAGCAGGAGCAAGGCCACCCTCCGTGTGTGGCTCCTGTGCCCCGGGCTGCTCGGCTGTTTCTTGCTGGGCTTTCTTACAG GATGGTTTACAAAACTGACCGAGCGAAACCCCAACTCTTCAGTTGTCCATCAAAATGTGAGACAGAAACTTGTGgctgaaatgaaagcagagaaCATCAGGAAATTTCTTCG TTCGTTTACCAAGTTGCCTCACCTCGCAGGAACTGAACAGAATCTTCTTCTTGCCAAAAAAATTCAAGGCCAGTGGAAGGCATTTGGATTGGATTCAGCAGAACTTGTTAATTATGATGTGCTTCTTTCATACCCAAATGAAAAGCAGCCAAACTACATTTCAGTAATTGATGATCATGGGAATGAG gTTTTCAATACATCATTGTTTGAACCACCTCCACAGGGGTATGAAAATGTTACTGATATACTGCCACCATATAATGCTTTTTCAGCACAAGGAGTGCCAGag GGAGATCTGGTGTATGTGAATTATGGCCGAACggaagatttttttaagctggAGCGTGAAATGGGAATTAACTGTACAGGAAAGATTGTCATTGCCAGATATGGGAAGATCTTCAGAGGAAACAAG GTTAAAAATGCCATATTAGCAGGAGCCCAAGGGATCATACTTTACTCAGACCCTGCTGACTACTGCGCACCTGGAGTAGATCCTTATCCAAATGGCTGGAACCTTCCAGGTGGAGGAGCCCAGCGTGGGAATGTATTAAACCTGAATGGGGCAGGGGATCCTCTGACTCCAGGTTATCCTGCAAAAG AGTACACTTTCAGGTATAAAATTAACGAAGGTGTAGGGATTCCCAAAATCCCGGTTCATCCCATTGGATATCACGATGCAGAAGTATTGCTGCG TGCAATGGGAGGACCTGCAGCTCCAgacagcagctggaagggaagTCTCAATGTGCCTTATAACATAGGGCCAGGATTCACAGGCAACTCTTCTACAAG AAAAGTCAGAATGCATGTTCACACGAGCAATAAAATAACACGAATTTACAACGTCATTGGCATCCTCAAAGGAGCTCTGGAACCAG ACAGATACATTATTTTAGGTGGTCACAGAGACTCTTGGGTGTTCGGTGGTATCGATCCAACAACCggtgctgctgttctgcaagAAATTGTACGGAGTTTTGGTAAAATGAAGATGGAAG GTTGGAGACCTAGGCGAACTGTTATTTTTGCTAGCTGGGATGCAGAAGAATTTGGATTATTGGGTTCCACAGAGTGGGCtgag GAAAATGCCAAAGTCCTTCAGGAACGTGCAGTCGCTTACATCAACGCAGATTCTTCTATAGAAG ggaaCTACACATTAAGAGTTGACTGTACCCCTCTTCTCTACAAACTGGTGTATAATCTGACAAAAGAG ATTTTAAGCCCTGATGAGGGttatgaaaataaatctctttatGAAAGCTGGCTTGAGAAAGATCCTGCATCTGAAAATAACACCTATCCCAG AATAAATAAGCTGGGGTCAGGCAGTGATTTTGAAGCTTACTTCCAGCGACTGGGAATTGCATCAGGCAGAGCTCGTTACACCAAGAATAGG AAAGCAGACAAATTCAGCAATTATCCTGTTTATCACACTGTGTACGAGACATTTGAGCTAGTGGAAAGATTTTATGACCCCACCTTCAAGAAACAGCTAGCAATTGCTCAGTTACGAGGCAAACTGGTTTATGAACTGGCAGATTCCCAGGTCATTCCATTTGACTGTAGAGACTATGGAGAAGCCTTAAAAGGATACAGCAACAGAATTTATAAATTGGCCAAGAAGCATGAAGAACAGCTGAAACTTTACGAAGTATCATTTG GGCCTTCCGCAAGAAAATCATCCCAGCTGCTACTGCCATTAAAAGGAAGGTCTGCTGCTCCTCTAA ATcctcttttttctgctgtgatgaaCTTCTCAAAGGCTGCTGCTGAATTTCACAGGAGACTTGAACAAGTTGACAAGAAAGA TTCAGTCGCAGTGCGCATCATGAACGATCAGCTGATGCTGATAGAAAGAGCTTTCACTGATCCTCTGGGCTTGCCAGGAAGGAAGTTTTACAG ACATGTCATCTTTGCTCCAAGCAGCCACA
- the LOC120748518 gene encoding N-acetylated-alpha-linked acidic dipeptidase 2-like isoform X3: MGINCTGKIVIARYGKIFRGNKVKNAILAGAQGIILYSDPADYCAPGVDPYPNGWNLPGGGAQRGNVLNLNGAGDPLTPGYPAKEYTFRYKINEGVGIPKIPVHPIGYHDAEVLLRAMGGPAAPDSSWKGSLNVPYNIGPGFTGNSSTRKVRMHVHTSNKITRIYNVIGILKGALEPDRYIILGGHRDSWVFGGIDPTTGAAVLQEIVRSFGKMKMEGWRPRRTVIFASWDAEEFGLLGSTEWAEENAKVLQERAVAYINADSSIEGNYTLRVDCTPLLYKLVYNLTKEILSPDEGYENKSLYESWLEKDPASENNTYPRINKLGSGSDFEAYFQRLGIASGRARYTKNRKADKFSNYPVYHTVYETFELVERFYDPTFKKQLAIAQLRGKLVYELADSQVIPFDCRDYGEALKGYSNRIYKLAKKHEEQLKLYEVSFGPSARKSSQLLLPLKGRSAAPLNPLFSAVMNFSKAAAEFHRRLEQVDKKDSVAVRIMNDQLMLIERAFTDPLGLPGRKFYRHVIFAPSSHNKYAGESFPGIYDAMFDIGSKGDQQEAWEEVKRQISIAAFTVQAAAGTLKEVA, translated from the exons ATGGGAATTAACTGTACAGGAAAGATTGTCATTGCCAGATATGGGAAGATCTTCAGAGGAAACAAG GTTAAAAATGCCATATTAGCAGGAGCCCAAGGGATCATACTTTACTCAGACCCTGCTGACTACTGCGCACCTGGAGTAGATCCTTATCCAAATGGCTGGAACCTTCCAGGTGGAGGAGCCCAGCGTGGGAATGTATTAAACCTGAATGGGGCAGGGGATCCTCTGACTCCAGGTTATCCTGCAAAAG AGTACACTTTCAGGTATAAAATTAACGAAGGTGTAGGGATTCCCAAAATCCCGGTTCATCCCATTGGATATCACGATGCAGAAGTATTGCTGCG TGCAATGGGAGGACCTGCAGCTCCAgacagcagctggaagggaagTCTCAATGTGCCTTATAACATAGGGCCAGGATTCACAGGCAACTCTTCTACAAG AAAAGTCAGAATGCATGTTCACACGAGCAATAAAATAACACGAATTTACAACGTCATTGGCATCCTCAAAGGAGCTCTGGAACCAG ACAGATACATTATTTTAGGTGGTCACAGAGACTCTTGGGTGTTCGGTGGTATCGATCCAACAACCggtgctgctgttctgcaagAAATTGTACGGAGTTTTGGTAAAATGAAGATGGAAG GTTGGAGACCTAGGCGAACTGTTATTTTTGCTAGCTGGGATGCAGAAGAATTTGGATTATTGGGTTCCACAGAGTGGGCtgag GAAAATGCCAAAGTCCTTCAGGAACGTGCAGTCGCTTACATCAACGCAGATTCTTCTATAGAAG ggaaCTACACATTAAGAGTTGACTGTACCCCTCTTCTCTACAAACTGGTGTATAATCTGACAAAAGAG ATTTTAAGCCCTGATGAGGGttatgaaaataaatctctttatGAAAGCTGGCTTGAGAAAGATCCTGCATCTGAAAATAACACCTATCCCAG AATAAATAAGCTGGGGTCAGGCAGTGATTTTGAAGCTTACTTCCAGCGACTGGGAATTGCATCAGGCAGAGCTCGTTACACCAAGAATAGG AAAGCAGACAAATTCAGCAATTATCCTGTTTATCACACTGTGTACGAGACATTTGAGCTAGTGGAAAGATTTTATGACCCCACCTTCAAGAAACAGCTAGCAATTGCTCAGTTACGAGGCAAACTGGTTTATGAACTGGCAGATTCCCAGGTCATTCCATTTGACTGTAGAGACTATGGAGAAGCCTTAAAAGGATACAGCAACAGAATTTATAAATTGGCCAAGAAGCATGAAGAACAGCTGAAACTTTACGAAGTATCATTTG GGCCTTCCGCAAGAAAATCATCCCAGCTGCTACTGCCATTAAAAGGAAGGTCTGCTGCTCCTCTAA ATcctcttttttctgctgtgatgaaCTTCTCAAAGGCTGCTGCTGAATTTCACAGGAGACTTGAACAAGTTGACAAGAAAGA TTCAGTCGCAGTGCGCATCATGAACGATCAGCTGATGCTGATAGAAAGAGCTTTCACTGATCCTCTGGGCTTGCCAGGAAGGAAGTTTTACAG ACATGTCATCTTTGCTCCAAGCAGCCACA